A window of the Pseudomonas furukawaii genome harbors these coding sequences:
- the flgD gene encoding flagellar hook assembly protein FlgD: MSISNVATTDSQSILDQYALKSEATKSNDLGKNEFLELLVAQLNNQDPMSPQENGEFIAQLAQFSQVEGIEKLNSSMGSLLSGYQSSQALQASSLVGRKVIVPSEKAVVDTSETFKASAVLPVSSSNVWVNVYDSSGTLVNRISLGEQSAGSVSFMWDGKDSSGKLMQPGTYKFEAQAQYGGETKALYTMLPANVDSVTLAQNGGELMLNLAGIGSVGLSKVQVIGQ; encoded by the coding sequence ATGAGTATCAGTAACGTCGCCACCACTGACAGCCAGTCGATCCTGGATCAGTACGCCCTCAAGAGCGAAGCCACCAAGTCGAACGACCTCGGCAAGAACGAGTTCCTCGAGCTGCTGGTGGCCCAGTTGAACAACCAGGACCCGATGTCGCCCCAGGAAAACGGCGAGTTCATCGCCCAGCTGGCCCAGTTCAGCCAGGTGGAGGGCATCGAGAAACTGAACAGCAGCATGGGTTCGCTGCTCTCAGGCTACCAGTCGTCCCAGGCCCTGCAGGCCTCGTCCCTGGTGGGGCGCAAGGTCATAGTCCCCAGCGAGAAGGCCGTGGTGGATACCAGCGAGACCTTCAAGGCCAGCGCCGTGCTGCCGGTGTCCAGCAGCAACGTCTGGGTCAACGTCTACGACAGCTCCGGCACCCTGGTGAATCGCATCAGCCTCGGTGAGCAGAGTGCCGGCAGCGTCAGCTTCATGTGGGACGGCAAGGACTCCAGCGGCAAACTGATGCAGCCGGGCACCTACAAGTTCGAGGCCCAGGCCCAGTACGGCGGCGAGACCAAGGCGCTCTACACCATGCTGCCGGCCAACGTCGACAGCGTGACCCTGGCGCAGAACGGCGGCGAGCTGATGCTCAACCTTGCCGGTATCGGCAGCGTCGGCCTGTCCAAGGTCCAGGTCATCGGTCAGTAA
- the flgB gene encoding flagellar basal body rod protein FlgB, which produces MSISFEKALGIHQQALSFRAQRGEVLANNIANADTPNYKARDLDFSAVLAQQADKQAQGAFHAATTHERHIEADGFDMGDAALKYRIPFQAAIDQNTVDAQLEQANYTENAMQFQASFTLLNSKFNGLTKALRGE; this is translated from the coding sequence ATGAGCATCAGCTTCGAAAAGGCCCTCGGCATCCATCAGCAAGCCCTCAGCTTCCGCGCCCAGCGCGGTGAGGTCCTGGCCAACAACATCGCCAACGCCGACACCCCGAACTACAAGGCTCGCGACCTGGACTTTTCCGCCGTGCTGGCGCAGCAGGCGGATAAGCAGGCCCAGGGCGCCTTCCACGCCGCCACCACCCACGAACGCCACATTGAAGCCGATGGCTTCGACATGGGCGACGCGGCGCTGAAGTACCGGATTCCGTTCCAGGCGGCCATCGACCAGAACACCGTGGATGCCCAGCTGGAGCAGGCGAACTACACCGAGAACGCCATGCAGTTCCAGGCCAGCTTCACCCTCCTCAACAGCAAGTTCAACGGCCTGACCAAGGCCCTGCGCGGCGAATAA
- the flgC gene encoding flagellar basal body rod protein FlgC: MSLSSIFSIAGSGMSAQNTRLNTISSNIANAETVSSSLDTTYRARHPVFATVFQDSLGNGDRGSLFADQDQSGAGVEVLGVVEDQSTLTPRYEPNHPAANAEGYVYYPNVNVVEEMADMISASRSFQTNVEMMNTAKQMMQKVLTLGQ; encoded by the coding sequence ATGTCCCTGTCCAGCATCTTCAGCATCGCCGGCTCCGGCATGAGTGCCCAGAACACCCGGCTGAACACCATTTCCAGCAACATCGCCAACGCCGAGACGGTGTCCTCCAGCCTCGACACGACCTACCGCGCACGCCACCCGGTGTTCGCCACCGTGTTCCAGGACAGCCTGGGCAACGGCGACCGTGGCTCGTTGTTCGCCGACCAGGACCAGTCCGGTGCCGGCGTCGAGGTGCTGGGCGTGGTGGAGGACCAGAGCACCCTGACCCCGCGCTACGAGCCCAACCACCCGGCGGCCAACGCCGAGGGCTACGTCTACTACCCGAACGTCAACGTGGTGGAGGAAATGGCAGACATGATCTCCGCCAGCCGTTCCTTCCAGACCAACGTCGAGATGATGAACACCGCCAAGCAGATGATGCAGAAAGTGCTGACCCTCGGTCAGTGA